A genomic segment from Colletotrichum higginsianum IMI 349063 chromosome 5, whole genome shotgun sequence encodes:
- a CDS encoding TBC domain-containing protein has translation MEPALQQRNPTVENNTELTHAQTDSRPAAAAAADDDHRETPKMLAHDSMVTVRLSEPPALTLDTNVGPDSPPRRRPSTVRIERLPFPVEEADEAEAKNLREDDINDTPPSDPATPLPVTAAAKSLQDELVGCEEKKDEADEDLATSVQAPRDQGGHESQHVHDEDNEEDEDEEVNWDELQKSEAQEPRDADTDRSTAMLLAMLEQENDKLATNPKSIKVQAVEQVAASSRPRPPSMAQLRHMVHGPTPPALRYSMLPPPPMTDLEFYAALVKDYQQTAARLPTLLSNKIRKGIPPPLRGVVWQSMSGARDSTLEEQYERFTGESSPYEPIIGKDLGRSFPGVDMFRDPEGDGQRMLGRVLKCFSLYDTKIGYCQGLAFLVGPLLMHMPDKQAFCVLVRLMERYDLRSCFLPDLSGLHVRIHQFRELLQEHMTPVSNHLEDLQVDPAYVSQWFLSFFAVTCPLPMLFRIYDVIFAEGAPETLMRVALSLMQKNQARILACTELEDVMQLLLSRGLWDCYHYNADEFVQDFVSLSGVVTREKLLQLEQGYRDAQIASANAARSSDVTTAASRFLGRIWASSTIISPKSSSTLSPGLTAPSRPMSMLRRSTSKQSLASTLNSMEASSVSVLSSASTEATTVSRDSSNTTDDYSSIRESTPIPGGKALHGNSGKNNKENALHTQIEDLLTALTELQRNHAQLASELQKEREQREEDKKAVRSLLDGLRKKASNDSVSTDASVDTLKAADDPATEAREGGQGDVSTAKAGGQDGPSPEDLSQLLDSVEERFGRHGSSDRRVSLGRESRSEMQQELQQLKDQLASAVSQSQDYNRKIHDLDQEISTLKDQVRESHSHARILHQDKQRLEKQIHTMRARASAAEADSNTQPDSDGPMRKSSASGASGLRELKLGRSKSTPSQAGLILNKRSSSLPKPHDSTPPSATQAPLPPAPPPPPPIDDQHEALLLELVQAKTAEAIARQEAEETKQKLESLRKAYGAAAAETSPAAGSAASAAMGVFGRLTGAATEPAKPASPATTPAVAGAAAAGGFWGWRR, from the exons ATGGAGCCGGCGCTACAGCAACGGAATCCTACAGTCGAAAACAACACGGAGCTGACGCATGCCCAAACCGATTCGAggcccgctgccgccgccgccgccgacgacgaccaccgGGAGACGCCCAAAATGTTGGCCCACGATTCCATGGTGACGGTCAGGCTATCCGAGCCGCCTGCCTTGACCCTCGATACCAACGTTGGCCCAGATTCGcccccgaggaggagaccCAGCACTGTTCGAATCGAAAGATTGCCATTTCCGGTCGAAGAAGCAGACGAAGCTGAAGCAAAGAACCTGCGTGAGGACGACATCAACGATACACCGCCTAGTGACCCGGCCACGCCATTGCCTGTTacagccgccgccaagagCCTCCAAGACGAGCTGGTGGGCtgcgaggagaagaaggacgaagCGGACGAAGACCTGGCGACTTCAGTGCAAGCTCCAAGGGACCAGGGGGGACACGAAAGCCAGCACGTCcacgacgaggacaacgaagaagacgaagacgaggaggtaAATTGGGACGAATTGCAAAAATCAGAAGCACAAGAGCCTAGGGACGCAGATACAGACAGA TCGACAGCCATGTTGCTGGCTATGCTGGAGCAGGAAAACGACAAGTTGGCTACGAACCCGAAAAGCATCAAAGTACAGGCTGTTGAACAAGTCGCCGCTTCCAGTCGCCCCAGACCACCATCAATGGCACAACTACGACACATGGTTCATGGACCAACGCCCCCTGCCCTGCGATACTCGATGCTTCCGCCCCCGCCGATGACCGACCTCGAGTTCTACGCCGCGCTGGTCAAAGACTACCAGCAGACGGCCGCTCGACTGCCGACTCTCCTCTCGAACAAGATCCGCAAAGGCATTCCACCTCCGCTGCGAGGAGTCGTGTGGCAGAGTATGTCGGGCGCCCGCGACTCAACGTTGGAAGAGCAATACGAACGGTTCACTGGCGAGTCAAGCCCTTACGAACCCATCATTGGCAAAGACCTCGGACGGAGTTTCCCTGGCGTCGATATGTTTCGCGACCCCGAAGGCGACGGACAACGCATGCTCGGCAGGGTACTAAAGTGCTTCAGTCTCTACGATACAAAGATTGGTTATTGCCAAGGGCTGGCTTTTCTCGTTGGCCCGCTGTTGATGCACATGCCCGACAAGCAGGCGTTTTGCGTATTGGTCCG TTTGATGGAACGATATGATCTGCGCAGCTGTTTCCTGCCAGACCTGTCAGGACTGCATGTGCGCATCCACCAGTTTCGAGAGCTTCTCCAAGAACACATGACGCCAGTGTCGAATCATCTGGAGGACCTCCAGGTCGACCCTGCCTACGTTTCACAATGGTTCCTCAGCTTTTTCGCCGTTACATGTCCCCTGCCGATGCTGTTTCGCATCTACGATGTTATCTTTGCAGAGGGGGCCCCGGAGACCCTCATGCGGGTCGCCCTATCCCTGATGCAGAAGAACCAAGCCCGGATATTAGCGTGCACCGAGCTCGAGGATGTCATGCAACTTCTCCTTTCGAGGGGTCTGTGGGATTGTTATCATTACAACGCAGACGAGTTTGTCCAGGATTTTGTCAGTCTATCGGGCGTTGTCACTCGAGAGAAGCTGCTGCAATTGGAGCAGGGGTACCGAGACGCGCAAATCGCTAGCGCAAATGCGGCGCGTTCCTCCGACGTGACCACTGCAGCCTCCCGATTCCTCGGCCGCATTTGGGCTTCCTCCACCATCATCTCCCCGAAGTCCTCCTCCACCCTCAGCCCGGGCCTCACCGCTCCGTCACGGCCCATGAGCATGTTGCGTAGGAGCACCTCCAAGCAGAGCCTGGCCTCCACCCTCAATTCGATGGAGGCCAGTTCTGTCAGTGTTCTCAGCTCTGCATCCACCGAAGCCACCACCGTGTCCCGAGATTCATCAAACACTACCGACGACTATTCATCCATCCGCGAGTCGACGCCCATCCCTGGCGGCAAGGCGCTCCATGGCAACAGCGGCAAGAACAACAAGGAGAACGCCCTGCACACCCAGATCGAGGACCTTCTCACCGCCTTGACCGAGTTGCAACGAAACCACGCCCAGCTCGCGAGCGAACTACAAAAGGAACGGGAACAGCGCGAGGAGGACAAAAAGGCCGTTCGGTCCTTGCTTGACGGACTGCGCAAAAAGGCCAGCAACGACTCTGTCAGCACCGATGCGAGCGTCGATACTCTCAAAGCGGCCGATGACCCCGCAACCGAGGCACGCGAGGGAGGCCAGGGAGACGTGTCCACTGCCAAGGCTGGCGGGCAGGATGGACCCTCGCCAGAGGACCTATCACAGCTTCTTGATTCTGTCGAGGAGAGGTTCGGCCGTCATGGTAGTAGCGATCGCAGAGTATCCCTAGGGAGGGAGTCAAGATCAGAGATGCAGCAGGAGCTACAACAGCTCAAGGACCAGCTCGCCAGTGCGGTGTCGCAATCGCAGGATTACAACCGGAAGATTCACGATTTGGACCAGGAAATATCAACCCTGAAAGACCAAGTGCGCGAATCTCACTCGCACGCACGCATCCTTCATCAAGACAAGCAGAGGCTGGAGAAACAAATACACACCATGAGGGCGCGGGCATCGGCCGCCGAAGCGGATAGTAATACTCAGCCAGACAGCGATGGGCCCATGCGTAAGAGCTCTGCTAGTGGTGCAAGCGGCCTGAGAGAGTTGAAGCTTGGTAGGAGCAAGTCGACACCGTCTCAAGCTGGGTTGATCTTGAACAAGCGGTCGTCGTCTCTGCCGAAGCCTCACGACTCGACGCCCCCTTCAGCTACGCAggcccctctccctcctgcgccaccgccgccgccgccaataGACGATCAACACGAGGCGTTGTTGCTGGAGCTCGTTCAGGCCAAGACCGCCGAAGCTATTGCCAGgcaagaggccgaggagaccaAGCAGAAGCTGGAAAGTCTGCGCAAGGCGtacggcgcggcggcggcagagacatcaccggcggcggggtcGGCTGCATCAGCCGCCATGGGCGTCTTTGGTCGCCTCACCGGCGCTGCTACGGAGCCCGCTAAACCCGCCTCGCCCGCGACGACGCCAGCTGttgccggcgcggcggcggcgggaggatTCTGGGGTTGGAGGAGATAA
- a CDS encoding Glutamine repeat protein-1, which translates to MYTPGYGFSNVPPNFNTGAPPPNQNPHMQPGSVSNQPGQQMMYNPNQFAGMPGGQSGFVGGPNPAMMSGAGPAGMMQNAGGMPHMAANGQKSRIRLALFDAARGSFRPPPLVASGRNRDLLAFQNPYQGNPYGGNMPTPGGQHANFGGMQGFPMNSAMTPQQQQQIMMQQQQQRMQAQQAQQHHQQHQQQHQQAQGQANQGGMPLGSTPQRPMSAAQGGHGSPNNAVQQQQQQQQQQQQQQQQQQQQQQHQQQQQQQQQQHHQQQHQHSQQPQQPQQHPQPQHHQPQQQPQQQPQQQQPQQPQSQQQSQQQQQHQQQQAQQQQHHQQQQAQQQHQQQQAQQHQQSQFPTPQPQAHSQTPTTAAQQHSASVTTPQTPTFPQHNQSASINGVPPLSTPLSPGSESREQERFSVLLEINQELLFESMQLQHTLGELKKEAGPSGEGEQARKPTPEESAVQQDYNHCMRRLQANLAYLAALADRKGNVQVPPSPAYLSSPPLNMTLRIRNSTPPGDIPENNPDPVTDREERSKYLTELYTKLQALFPNADPKKEPAFQTPARPQGQPGQQGIGQGQRPPSHHASPAMAQAQRPMHMQNMPGQHQPQGIVPS; encoded by the exons ATGTACACTCCCGGCTACGGTTTCTCCAATGTCCCTCCGAACTTCAACACCGGCGCCCCACCTCCAAACCAGAACCCTCACATGCAGCCAGGCTCAGTCTCAAATCAGCCCGGCCAACAGATGATGTACAACCCTAACCAATTCGCTGGCATGCCTGGTGGCCAGTCCGGCTTCGTTGGTGGACCCAATCCCGCCATGATGTCGGGCGCTGGTCCTGCAGGCATGATGCAGAACGCCGGCGGCATGCCGCACATGGCTGCCAATGGTCAAA AGTCTCGTATCCGCCTTGCGCTCTTTGACGCTGCTCGTGGCAGCTTCCGTCCCCCGCCTCTGGTGGCCAGTGGCCGGAACAGAGATCTCT TGGCCTTTCAGAACCCCTACCAGGGCAATCCCTACGGCGGCAATATGCCCACGCCTGGCGGCCAACATGCCAACTTTGGCGGAATGCAAGGCTTCCCGATGAACTCGGCTATGAcgccccagcagcagcagcagatcatgatgcagcagcaacagcagcgcATGCAAGCGCAGCAAGCGCAGCAacatcatcagcagcatcaacagcAACATCAGCAGGCACAGGGACAGGCCAACCAAGGTGGCATGCCGTTGGGTTCAACTCCTCAGCGACCGATGAGCGCGGCACAGGGTGGACACGGTTCGCCAAATAACGCGgtacaacaacaacaacaacaacaacagcagcagcagcaacaacagcaacaacaacaacaacaacaacagcaccaacaacaacagcagcagcaacaacagcagcatcatcaacaacagcatcaacactcccagcagccgcagcagccgcagcagcatccCCAACCGCAACATCACCAGCCACAGCAACAGCCTCAACAACAGccccaacaacagcagccgcagcaacCTCAGTCTCAGCAACAatcccagcagcagcaacagcatcaacaacaacaagcgcagcagcagcagcaccatcaacaacagcaagcgcagcaacaacatcagcagcaacaggctcaacaacaccaacagtCGCAATTTCCGACCCCACAGCCTCAGGCCCATAGCCAAACCCCTACGACTGCCGCGCAACAGCACTCAGCCTCCGTCACAACCCCCCAGACGCCCACATTTCCCCAGCACAACCAGAGCGCGAGTATCAATGGCGTCCCGCCATTGTCCACACCCCTTAGCCCCGGTAGCGAGTCGCGGGAGCAAGAGCGGTTCTCGGTGCTGCTGGAAATTAACCAAGAACTACTGTTTGAGTCGATGCAGCTGCAACATACGCTGGGCGAGCTCAAGAAAGAAGCGGGCCCCTCGGGCGAAGGGGAACAAGCAAGAAAACCAACTCCAGAAGAGTCTGCAGTTCAACAGGATTACAATCA TTGCATGCGACGACTCCAAGCGAACCTCGCCTACTTGGCCGCCCTAGCCGACAGGAAGGGCAACGTCCAAGTCCCACCGTCCCCTGCATACCTCTCCTCCCCGCCCTTAAATATGACACTGAGAATAAGAAACTCGACCCCTCCCGGCGACATACCCGAAAACAACCCTGATCCGGTGACAGACCGTGAGGAACGATCCAAATATCTCACCGAGTTGTATACGAAGCTTCAAGCCTTGTTCCCCAACGCCGATCCTAAAAAAGAGCCGGCATTCCAGACTCCGGCGCGCCCACAGGGTCAGCCAGGACAGCAGGGAATTGGACAAGGGCAACGGCCGCCGAGCCATCACGCCAGTCCCGCCATGGCCCAGGCACAAAGACCGATGCATATGCAAAACATGCCCGGTCAACATCAACCGCAGGGAATCGTTCCGTCATAG
- a CDS encoding Acetyl esterase has product MLLLSIATLASVAAASQCGLKKLENLVTFGDSYTDEGRLGYFINNNGSAPPPGTLLPPSNSTASGGYAWGRFVANSTGANYYNYAVSGATCSNEIISRDFAAIRQPFPSVLEYEIPAYKADTAFETLYPNRAANNTVYTLWIGTNDLGYGAFLTDSNTAGTTLSSYVDCVWEVFDNVYSTGGRHFVLLNIAPLEQSPLYAATELGGMGDSQFWPNKTEYNTTEYQYKMLEYSTSVNTMFDYGAPFHLLVKKRWPGASFSVFDVHSLLRDIHAEPSKYLSSPANVTGVYRVCDPVTRVCVDSSEAKSSFLWYDELHPSERAEEIVAQHFIDVVYGNSTYGTTYAS; this is encoded by the exons ATGCTACTCTTGTCCATCGCAACCCTGGCCtccgtggcggcggcctcccaATGCGgcctcaagaagctcgagaacCTGGTGACGTTCGGCGACAGCTACACCGACGAAGGCCGCCTCGGCTActtcatcaacaacaacggcTCCGCTCCGCCCCCGGGCACGCTGCTCCCGCCGAGCAATTCCACCGCGAGCGGCGGCTACGCCTGGGGCCGGTTCGTCGCCAACTCGACGGGTGCCAACTACTACAACTACGCCGTCAGCGGCGCCACCTGTTCCAATGAGATCATCTCCCGCgacttcgccgccatccgccaGCCGTTCCCGTCGGTCCTGGAATACGAGATCCCAGCGTACAAGGCCGACACAGCGTTCGAGACGCTCTACCCGAACAGGGCGGCCAATAACACGGTGTACACGCTCTGGATCGGCACCAACGACCTGGGATACGGCGCCTTTCTCACCGACTCCAACACGGCAGGAACGACCCTTTCCAGCTACGTGGACTGCGTCTGGGAGGTGTTCGACAACGTCTACTCGACGGGTGGGCGGCACTTTGTCCTCCTCAACATTGCGCCGCTGGAGCAGTCACCCCTCTACGCCGCCACTGAGCTCGGCGGTATGGGAGACAGCCAGTTCTGGCCCAACAAGACGGAGTACAACACGACCGAGTACCAGTATAAGATGCTCGAGTACAGCACCAGCGTCAACACCATGTTCGATTACGGCGCGCCGTTCCACCTTTTGGTCAAGAAGCGCTGGCCGGGAGCgagcttctccgtcttcgaCGTCCACAGCCTGCTGCGCGACATCCACGCCGAGCCGTCAAAATacttgtcgtcgccggcaaACGTGACGGGGGTCTACCGGGTATGTGACCCGGTGACGAGAGTGTGCGTGGACTCGTCGGAGGCCAAGTCGAGCTTCCTGTGGTACGACGAGTTGCATCCTTCCGAGCGTGCAG AGGAGATTGTGGCCCAGCATTTTATCGACGTTGTCTACGGCAACTCGACGTACGGTACGACCTACGCGTCCTAA
- a CDS encoding Histidinol-phosphate aminotransferase: MSPFNLEKCARPNILALEPYRCARDDYKDDGTNVLLDANENAYGPSLQPDFEAGNLGIDFLGLNRYPDPHQPELKQLLCDLRNTHTHTTKDLKPENLFVGVGSDEAIDALLRCFCAPGKDRILTCPPTYGMYSVSAQINDISIVKVPLKSAPGFGMDTDTILDTLSREGDTIKLVYLCTPGNPTGSALAKADVRKVLEHPTWNGVVVLDEAYIDFAPEGSSQAEWVLEWPNLVVMQTLSKAFGMAGIRLGAAFTSPPIARLLNAIKAPYNISTPTSALAQYAVSDKGLTVMRANRARILAQRDRIIAELPKVPGVGRLRGGTESNFLLYEMLDAAGRPDNVTALAVYERLAENKGVVVRFRGKEHGCLGCLRITVGTEDEVTRFLASIEKVLGEVRGAGRQPDEEKKEAAASGVVA; this comes from the exons ATGTCGCCCTTTAACCTAGAAAAGTGTGCACGCCCGAACATTTTGGCCCTTGAGCCTTATCGTTGTGCAAGAGA CGACTACAAGGATGACGGGACCAATGTTCTTCTCGACGCCAACGAGAACGCCTACGGCCCGTCTCTGCAGCCCGACTTCGAGGCTGGCAATCTGGGCATCGACTTCCTCGGGCTGAACCGCTACCCGGACCCGCACCAGCCGGAGCTCAAGCAGCTACTCTGCGACCTGCGCaacacgcacacgcacacgaCCAAGGACCTGAAGCCCGAGAACctcttcgtcggcgtcggcagcgacgaggccatcgatgCCCTGCTGCGGTGCTTCTGCGCCCCTGGCAAGGACCGCATTCTCACCTGCCCGCCGACGTACGGCATGTACTCGGTCTCAGCGCAGATCAACGACATCAGCATAGTCAAGGTGCCACTGAAGTCCGCTCCCGGGTTCGGAATGGACACGGACACCATCCTTGACACGCTGAGCCGTGAGGGCGACACGATCAAGCTCGTCTACCTCTGCACGCCAGGCAACCCGACGGGCTCGGCGCTGGCCAAGGCGGACGTCCGCAAGGTTCTCGAGCACCCGACGTGGAACGGCGTCGtggtcctcgacgaggcctaCATCGACTTCGCGCCCGAGGGCAGCTCGCAGGCTGAGTGGGTGCTCGAGTGGCCCAACCTCGTCGTGATGCAGACGCTGTCCAAGGCGTTTGGCATGGCGGGCatccgcctcggcgccgccttcacctcgccgcccatcGCGCGTCTCCTAAACGCCATCAAGGCGCCGTACAAcatctcgacgccgacgagcgcgCTCGCGCAGTACGCCGTGTCCGACAAGGGCTTGACCGTCATGCGGGCCAACCGGGCTAGGATCCTGGCGCAGCGGGACcgcatcatcgccgagctgcCCAAGGtccccggcgtcggcagGCTGCGGGGCGGCACAGAAAGCAACTTTCTGCTGTACGAAATGCTGGACGCCGCGGGGAGACCGGACAATGTCACGGCGCTGGCTGTATACGAGCGGCTGGCAGAGAacaagggcgtcgtcgttcGGTTCCGCGGCAAGGAGCACGGTTGCCTGGGGTGCCTGAGGATCACGGTCGGCACCGAAGACGAAGTCACGCGGTTCCTGGCCTCGATTGAGAAGGTTCTGGGCGAGGtccgcggcgccgggcgGCAGCCGgacgaggaaaagaaggaggcggcAGCAAGCGGTGTGGTCGCTTAG
- a CDS encoding glycosyl hydrolase family 76, with the protein MAFVKLALVASVAVTEAFALTAPNTLDVANPDSVKAVASSLAFGAMSYYTGNVSSDPKMVGDLPEPYYWWQAGALWGIMMDYFHYTGDPTYNDVVTQALTATVNTGPNFDYMPPEHASEEGNDDLGFWGFAVMAAAERGFPQANASIPSWLTMGRNIFNSLATRWNTTHCGGGLLWQIYESNPNGLNYKNSVSNGGFFQLGARLAAATGDAAYVAWANHVWDWSVNVGFIDKDLKVYDGADARDNCSKTNYLSFTYSTGIYLYGAAVMANYTEQEVWRERTRKMLETTRSSFFSPAENSTNIMYEPACETVNTCNTDMKTFKGYLSRFLWQSAVVMPELLPQVKEILVPSALAAAHVCEATETNVTCGQKWYVGGSDGSLGLGQTMSALEIVQGLIVSH; encoded by the exons ATGGCGTTCGTCAAGCTTGCTCTTGTTGCCTCCGTGGCTGTCACTGAGGCGTTTGCTCTCACTGCGCCCAACACACTTGATGTGGCCAACCCAG ACTCCGTCAAGGCAGTTGCTAGTAGTCTTGCCTTTGGTGCCATGTCATATTACACTGGCAATGTTTCCAGCGACCCAAAA ATGGTTGGTGACTTGCCGGAGCCATACTACTGGTGGCAAGCCGGCGCCCTCTGGGGAATTATGATGGATTACTTTCACTACACCGGCGACCCGACATATAACGACGTGGTCACGCAAGCCCTCACCGCCACTGTCAACACAGGCCCGAACTTCGACTACATGCCGCCGGAGCACGCGTCCGAGGAGGGcaacgacgacctcggcTTCTGGGGCTTCGCTGTCATGGCCGCTGCCGAGCGAGGCTTCCCCCAGGCCAACGCCAGTATCCCTTCCTGGCTCACCATGGGCCGCAACATCTTCAACTCGCTCGCCACGCGCTGGAACACGACGcactgcggcggcggtctcctGTGGCAGATCTACGAGAGCAACCCCAATGGTCTCAACTACAAGAACTCGGTCAGCAAcggcggcttcttccagctcggcgccaggctggccgccgccacgggCGACGCCGCCTACGTCGCCTGGGCCAACCACGTCTGGGACTGGTCCGTCAACGTGGGCTTCATCGACAAAGACCTCAAGGTATACGACGGTGCCGACGCCCGCGACAACTGCAGCAAGACGAACTACCTGTCCTTCACCTACTCGACTGGCATCTACCTctacggcgccgccgtcatggccAACTACACGGAGCAAGAGGTCTGGAGGGAGCGCACCAGGAAAATGCTGGAGACGACGCGTTCGAGCTTTTTCTCACCCGCTGAGAACAGCACAAACATCATGTACGAGCCCGCCTGTGAGACGGTCAACACCTGCAACACGGACATGAAGACTTTCAAAGGGTACCTGTCTCGCTTCCTCTGGCAGTCGGCCGTCGTCATGCCCGAGCTCCTCCCCCAGGTCAAGGAGATTCTGGTGCCgtccgccctcgccgctgccCACGTGTGTGAGGCCACGGAGACGAATGTCACATGCGGCCAGAAGTGGTACGTAGGCGGTAGTGACGGCAGCCTTGGTCTCGGCCAGACCATGAGCGCCCTTGAGATCGTCCAGGGTCTCATTGTCAGTCACTAG
- a CDS encoding Large conductance mechanosensitive channel protein gives MPSLPFADRMSSAANMRGNSDVDEGESLLGRGRDKARRFWDGFIDFALQGNILEIAFGLIIAASFTTLVNSFVQNIIMPPISVIFPLNRNMEQKFAVLRGGPNYNHDNKYTTLERAKDDGAVVLAYGSFLNQLVSFLCVGISLYGLAHVFQFFSPEPIIKHTVKCKYCRKRISNKAQRCVNCTSWQDGREDRAHR, from the exons atgccctccctccctttcgcAGACCGCATGTCCTCCGCGGCCAACATGCGAGGCAACAgtgacgtcgacgagggagAGTCGCTTCTCGGTCGAGGCCGGGACAAGGCACGCCGCTTCTGGGACGGCTTCATCGATTTCGCTTTGCAAGGCAACATCCTTGAGATCGCCTTTGGTCTGAT TATTGCCGCCTCCTTCACCACCCTCGTCAACAGCTTCGTGCAGAACATTATCATGCCCCCCATTTCCGTCATCTTCCCGCTCAACCGCAACATGGAGCAGAAGTTCGCCGTCCTTCGAGGTGGGCCCAACTACAACCACGATAACAAGTACACGACCCTCGAGCGCGCCAaggacgacggtgccgtcgtcctcgcctaTGG CTCTTTTCTTAACCAACTCGTCTCCTTCCTCTGCGTCGGCATCTCCCTCTACGGTCTGGCCCACGTCTTCCAGTTCTTCTCCCCAGAACCGATTATTAAGCATACTGTTAAGTGCAAGTACTGCCGCAAGCGAATTAGCAATAAG GCGCAACGCTGCGTCAACTGCACCAGCTGGCAAGATGGCCGCGAAGACCGGGCTCACCGTTAG
- a CDS encoding SUR7 protein — MHFTVIVPLVLSIVAFVLSFLALFAGHKEGFMEDYDVVRLNMSTLGYNLIPTATEEADPASTTDGFLDRFVDGVSDRVSDIINDIGNDVADRLADELGVSEWYSLHLMDVCQGDFAPNVTAPNAWLNVTNCTQPSPGPNVNLTRMLDQELSIGPLRLSLADLNWPDTIEDTLDKVNKFLLAIWVLYVLGIAFSGLAVLGSLAAFFLGFKKRTTVTNFVFAILAALVLFAGSLITTIGAKEGAKQITDIGEDIGISAEAGQKFMIISWVAFAVMFAAAVYWVTQFCVERRSTRRRGFSEKRRHQKGSF, encoded by the exons ATGCATTTCACCGTGATAGTACCACTGGTGCTGTCCATAGTGGCCTTCGTCCTCTCCTTCCTGGCACTCTTCGCCGGCCACAAGGAGGGTTTCATGGAGGATtacgacgtcgtccgcctCAACATGTCGACCCTGGGCTACAACCTGATCCCCACCGCCACCGAAGAAGCCGACCCGGCGTCGACCACGGACGGCTTCCTCGACAggttcgtcgacggcgtcagcgACCGCGTGTCTGATATCATCAACGACATTGGCAACGACGTTGCcgaccgcctcgccgacgagctgggCGTCTCTGAGTGGTACTCGCTGCACCTCATGGACGTATGCCAGGGCGACTTCGCCCCCAACGTGACGGCGCCCAACGCCTGGCTGAACGTCACCAACTGCACTCAGCCGTCTCCTGGTC CCAACGTCAACCTCACCAGGATGCTGGACCAGGAGCTCTCGATCGGTCCCCTGCGCCTGAGCCTCGCCGACCTCAACTGGCCCGACACCATCGAGGACACCCTGGACAAGGTCAACAAGttcctcctcgccatctgGGTCCTTTACGTCTTGGGCATCGCTTTCTCCGGCCTCGCTGTCCTCGGCTCCCTtgcggccttcttcctcggcttcAAGAAGCGCACGACGGTGACCAacttcgtcttcgccatcctggccgccctcgtcctaTTTGCTGGCAGTCTCATCACGACCATCGGCGCAAAGGAGGGCGCCAAGCAGATCACAGACATTGGCGAGGACATTGGCATCTCGGCTGAGGCCGGACAGAAGTTTATGATCATTTCGTGGGTCGCATTCGCCGTCATGTTCGCAGCCGCCGTCTACTGGGTTACGCAGTTCTGCGTCGAGAGGCGATCGACTCGCAGGCGTGGTTTCAGCGAGAAGCGTCGCCACCAGAAGGGCAGCTTTTAA